The Columba livia isolate bColLiv1 breed racing homer chromosome 2, bColLiv1.pat.W.v2, whole genome shotgun sequence genome includes the window gcaagagcttcagggaTAAGAGGAACCTGAAGAagcaccagcgcatccacagcCGTGAGAAACCTTCAGCTGCCCCGAGTGACAATCAGGGGACAGGCTAACAAGGGGCACTGCTGGGGGTGTTGAGCACAGGCCACCTGGTCAGGAGGAGGAAGCTGAGGAGACTTCCTACAGCCAGCTGGAAGTGGCCTCATGGTCACATGCCCTGGGTCTATGGGAGACTCCAGtcaccctgacatctgctgggtgGGCAGGACATCCTGATGAAGCCCCTGGGACTGCACTGGTGTGTGTTGGGTGTGTTTGTGTGAGAACCCTTTGTGATTGTATATTTACAGACAACACCACTGCAGCGACACATAATCTCTGTTATCTGCATCTGTAATTTTACTGAGCCTACGGGATGTGATTTCAACTGTTCAGGTGCTGTCATAACCCACCAGCTCCTACAATCCACCTACCCATTGTATCCAGATTTGTTCCCAACCTCTGCTGAGATGAACCCACAGTGCTGAGAAAAGTGTTGCAAACAGTGACCCGAGTCAGTTGCTGAAACGAATGGGGCACAGTGGACCAAGACCCCTGGTGACCGCGCATCACGGTGCAGAGAAGATACAGCGTGTCCTGGAGGCCGTGGAGAAGGATGGAGAACGTCACTGGTGGGAAACTCCTTCTGGATGGGCCCCACAGCAACAGGAGTTTGGAATTGGAGGCTCCATCCGACGCTGAGCACCGATGCCTGAGCTCGGGACTCGGGTCACGCCAGCGATGTGTGAAGAGTGGGCGACTTCTCCAAGACTCATCTATCAAGGAGCAGACAATGGGTGCTGATGAAACGTTACTAAGCCATGTGGCTACATGGTTCCATATTAATTACTATAATAATTGTTATAACTTTTGTCTGCTTTACTCTTTGGTTCTCTGGTCTCTGTGTCAATCTCACTTTTCCTTTGTACAATTCTTCTGTGCAGGAATTAATCAGTTGAACCTGCCGTGAAACTAAATAACTTTGTTGTACCGCAGTTAAACTTGATGAAATTCCTTTGATTTCACTGACCTCTATCCAATGATTGTTTGGTCTCCGCCAAGCacattgctgcttctctctttggAATGATGTGCCTTcactcctctcccctccttccccgTTCTTGTGCCTCTCCAGTCTCCTCGCTGAAGAATCCTGGATTTGGTGTGAacgttgctcagcagcacccagaACATTCACATGTTATCAGCACTCTGATGatactaaatccaaaatacagcCCTGTACCAGCTGCTGGGAGGagaattaactctgtcccagccaaaccagcagttCTGCTTCCCCATCCCCCACCCCGCAGAGCCTTCAACCGCTTGTCTTGCTTGATTGCAGCGCGTTTCACAGCCACGGGCAACCTGTGCAATAGTGCCCGTGGGCAAGTCCGCCCCTGGGTCACGAGCCCGTCCTGTGTGGCATCCCTTCCTTGGTGGCCTGAGCACCATGGGCCCACTGGGCTGAATCATGTCAGTTCTGTGcatcccctgcagtgctgctcagcacctgtGGGAGAAGGATGTGGGTTATCACATTGCTGTCCTGTGTGATATCAGTTTATGATACAATAACGTATGTTGTGATGCACCTGGGTTGTTATTTTCAGGTGGTGTTGTCATTTCTGTTCCTCAGGTGCCATCTCTCGGAGCCGATTATTAATCACGCCCGATCTATGGGGAAATGGGGTGTGGGTATTTCTCCCCGCTCTCTCACCTCCTTCCCCTTCAGGCCAGGTGAATCACTTCTGAGAACCCGGAGCAGCCTGGCGCTGTTCAAGCTCGCATGCTCCTGTTGCCGTGACCCCGAATGTGCTGCAGGTTATGTGCAGGGTTCCAATACGATCTCTTAAGAGCATCACCCGCGTCCTGGCCCACGGCGTGTGGAGACCATAAGCTGTATCTAGAGAACTTGTCACCTCCAGTGGTTTGGAGCTTTGCTCCGGAACAACTGCAGGACCCTGATGAAGTGAGAGAGTATTTAAAAGGACAATGCTGTGGCTGCTCCGAAGAGGCACAACGTGCTGCATTGTGCTGTGCCTGGCCTGAGTCTGACCAACACCACTCAGTACCCCGTGCCAGTcacccagacagaaaaatacccCCAAATCCCGGTTCTCTTACCGAGGGGTGATGATGAAGCGGCGTCATGAAGCAGAAGCCGGAGGGAATCACCCGACCcttctccccagggctgggagaCACGCAAAAGGTTTCAGCTGCCGCCCGTATTgctgccaggctgctctgcagtCTGTACAAATGGAACCACAAGGGTTAGTAATAATAACCTCATACAAACACGTCTATTTGCAATACATGCATTTCAAATGACAAACATTTTATTCAGTATCAAGACAAACGTCTTGGCCCTTAATTGTGTTACACGAATAAATCCTGGTGGTTCCCATACAAAACATGCGTCGCTCTCTACAAGCATCTTgctctctgaactgcctgaaaggagcttggagccaggggggtcgggctctgctccccaggaacaagcgccaggagcagaggaaacggcctcaagttgcgccaggggaggttgaggttgtatttgggaacaatttcttccccaaagggctgtggggcattggaacaggctgcccagggcagtgctggagtcaccagcgctggagggctggacagacggacatgaggttctcaggacatggggcagtgctggggtgggttatggttggactccgtgatcttgaggggcttttccagccaaaatgactCCATGACTCTCCCAACAGCACCAGTTGCCATTTACTGCTTTTTGCGGCCCGTACCCCAGTTCTCGCGCCCAGCGCACAGTTCCCGGGGACTGAACCcgtgcaggagctgggctgtgaCGCCGACCCCAGCGCCGCGGGTGGCAAAACAACCGCCGCGGCTTCGCTGTGCGCTGGTTATAGGAACAAGTGACCAGGTGCCACCAGGACTGAATTCCCTCCCACgttctgctgtgttttcccGGGTTCTCTTCAGAATTGCCGTGGGGAAGGTGCCGCCTTCTCCTCTCCCAACGGTGCCACCGGAGCTCGTACCCACGGCTGAGCCCGAACACAACTGGGGCGGGACAGacgggagctggggctgcaccGGGTGCCTTCACAATTAGCTGGTGTCCTTTTCATTAACGCTTCCCGCTGGGGAAACAGAGCAGACCAGAGCCATTGGTGAGTTCCCAGTGCCGAGAGCGGGGATCGCCATGGCTGTTCTCACTTGTGTGCATTACTTGGCGCTGAGCTTATTTGATTGGCTAAAACTGCAGCGTCCGTGCTGTTTATCACCCCCAGTCCCGTTCCTAAGACACCAGCCACCCCTCGATTGCTTTGGGTGAGGGTCTGTCCGCACATCCAACCGTGCTGCACAGACGTACTTAGGAACGGGGAGCAAGGAGGTTTAATTGCAGAGATCCCGGTCTGCATTGATAGTTCCACCCGTTTGAGGGACCACGATGGATTAAACAACATTCACTGCTGGCCTGTGCTACTGATCACACACAGTCCAGTTTCCGAACTGTGCGAGGTGAAGTTTCTTGTGTTTTACAGCCGGGGCAGATGTGACGTGAGGAGCAGTGGATGGTGCTGCGCTGGGCTCGGTGATGCCTGTTGTGAGTACAGCGATCGTCCCACGTCCCTGTGAGCCTGGATGCACCGTGCGAGAACAGGTGGCACTAAGGTACAATTGTACCCACAGCCCTGGGGGTGCCGTGGGGGCACTGGTGACCCAGCATGAGTCCTTCGGACTGGAACTGCTTCTCACagccctgtgctggaagggCTTGGCCGCTGCCCGGCCCCCTGCCCGGGATGGTCCCCCCTCTCCTCCCGTCCCCTCCGGCAGCGCCGATGGGCCCTGGCgcacctgctgctgctcattCAGCTGCCGATTCCGGGTGTAGGTCCCGTGCTGGGAAGGGCCGGGCTCCCCGGGCCGGGTGGTCAGACCCGGGTCAGCCCTGCGCCATCCTCCCGTGACACATGGAAAAGGCCTTTACAACCCGTATGGCTATAAAGCAGATACGTTTATTCCGCGCTGGGCGCACGGGGATCACTGCACCACAGACGTGCACACCCCCCGCAGCAGCAAGCTTGGTTAAATGTAGTGAAGTATTACCTATTCATGGTAAACCCAGGaacgcctgtacatattcaGAACCTTACCCCAAAAAAGCggttcttattaaaatgagttccAAGAAATCAGTTCCATAGTCTCCACTTTCAGCTCCTCCCTGTTGCTCCTGGGCAGAGTCTCCTGGTGGCCACGGGCTGGGGTCTTTGGGATGAAGGCTCGAGTCTACCTCGCTGTGCACTTTTTGCCTTTGGGCTAGAACGCTGAGCTGGCCGAGGCTCAGACTGCTGAGCTGCCTGTAACCGGATTGTCCTCCCCCTGTGCTGAAGACTCCCGTTAGCTTGTCCCCCCAGGATGCAGCTGGGTCCAAAGAACAGTgtctgcctgaacatcgccatcaggAACAGACGGACAGTGACctggagagaggcctgaggagaggAATTGTGTTATACAGCTCTCTGACCTGGGGATGAcagctgctgtccagaagatgcattctcacctgctgcttcagcccaACTTGCCCCCCACCAAACGTGCCCCCTCTTACTAAGCCAATGAAGAAGAACATGCGCAGAGGCTCGCcgagggtcctgaggtcacccaaagGAAGAGACCCCTGGACGCGCGGCCACGCAAGCGCAGACGGGTTCTGGAAGCAAAGCGGAGATTCTTTGAGCCTGCGCAGTTAAGCCTGGATTGCGAAACAAAGGTGGAGATTGGCCTCAACCCAGGGGGGTGAGCGGGGGTGAAGACACAGAAAGATGGTTCCTGACCGGACATCGTGGAGATCTCCCCACCAAGGGATCACGGATCATGacggaggaccggcaggacGCTGCTCGGGATGTGGGGCCATCGGGACGCCTTTGGACCCGTGCTGGTAACCAActctctttccccctttttctttccttttttctctactttaGAGCGTGCCACTttacgggcaaaataataaagtaacactgtttgactgaattataaccccttggcattttggttgccttaattttgcgcttTGAGATCAAGGTAAAGGAAGCATCACGAGTCTGTCACCAAATGGGCCATGACAGTGCCGTGGGGGCACCGGTGGCCCAACGTGAGCCCCTCGGACGGAAACCGCTTCTCGCAGCCGCTGAACTGGAAGGACTTGGCCTCTGCCCGTCCCCCCACCGTGAGCAGCCTCCTCCTCTCTTGCTGGTCACCCTCCGGCAGCGCCGACGGGCCCCGGTGCACCCGCTGGTGGCTCTTCAGGTTCTGTAACCGGCTGCAGGTCTTGCCACACTCCCCACACTTGTAGGGCTTCTCGCCGGTGTGCACCCGCTGGTGGACGGTGAGGGTCATCTTGTCCCTGAAGCTCTTGCTGCACTCAGGGCAGGTAAAGGGACGCTCCCCGGTGTGGATGCGCAGGTGGGCGATCAGGTTGCCCTTCtggctgaagctcttgccacactCGGGGCAGGCAAAGGGTTTCTCCCCAGTGTGGCTGCGCTGGTGCTTGGTCAGGTCACCGGTGTGgctgaagctcttgccgcagTCGGGGCAGTGGAAGGGGcgctccccagtgtggatgcgctggtgggtGATCAGGTTGCCCTTCtggctgaagctcttgccacactgagcgcaggtgaagggcttctccccggtgtggcTGCGCTGGTGGTTGATCAGGTCGCCCTTCTGGCTGAAGCTCTTGCTGCAGTACGGGCAGGAGAAGGGGCGCTCcccggtgtggatgcgctggtgggtGATGAGGGTGCCCTTGCGGTTGAAGCTCTTGCCGCAGTCGGcacaggtgaagggcttctccccggtgtggcTGCGCTGGTGCTTGACCAGGTGGTTCTTCTCCCTGAAGCGCTGGCCGCAGTGGCTGCAGGCaaagggcttctccccggtgtgcAGGCGCCGGTGGCTCCGCAGGTGATGCTTGTGGACGAAGCTTTTGCCGCAGTCGGTGCAGCTGAAGGGCCGCTCGCCCCGGTGGCTCCGCATGTGCACGGCCAGAGACGCCTGGTGCTTGAAGCTCTTGTCACACTCAGGGCATGGGAAGGGGCTCCTCTCCAGCGGCACGGGTGTCAGGAGGGGGTGGAGGTGGGGGTGGCCAAATAGGAACCCCTGGATAAGGCCCAATGGGCTGTGCGCCAAGCTCCCTTGCTGCATCCCATCTGGCTTGGGCACCCCCAGGAGCAGGGCGGTGGGTGCCGGCAGCCCCTCGGGGGTGGCATCTGCCTCCATCTGTGTCCCAGGGTCAGCGGCTGCTGGGGAGTAAAGGccgggtcagtgctggggccgggacAGGCACGTGGGACCCCTCCCCATGGGCAATGGCACAGGCACCCGCCAGCCCCCACCCTTCCTggctgcaggacacagctgacggggcagcagctccctgcaccgTGGCACGGCACACAGACCTCACCGGGCAGCACCGGGCACCGAGCATCTGGGGCCAAGGGGACGGTGCTGCTGgaaccccccacccccaccgcAGCCCCCAAAAACCCACCTGGGCCAGGGCTCTGGTGCCCCCGCCGCACCCCGGGGGGGTCTGGCACGCACGGCGCCTCTTCTCGCTCCAGCTTGCAGATGATCTCGGGCTTGACGGCGGCCCAGCCTGTGCGGGGCACACACACAAGCCCCCTCTCCCGCACTGCCACTCAAATActctgtcccatcccatcccatcccatcccctctcCCAGGACCGCTCTCCAGGACGCTGCCTGGCAGGGCCAAACCTGCCATCGCAACCGCCACACCAGCGCTCGGGCAGCAACCGCAACAGCTGCATTTGCCCTTCCAAGGCTCCGGCTCAGCTAAAGAGCTCCATtccacctccagcccagccccacagcgcCAGAGAGAGTCCTCACCCAGCGAGGCCACCAGCTCGTAGTTGTCCAGCATCACCTCCCGGTAGAGCCGCCGCTGCCAGCCCGCCAGCTCTGCCC containing:
- the LOC102083689 gene encoding zinc finger protein OZF isoform X2; this encodes MSGFAPPCPRREPAPHRAPGCSGKMAVTFEDVALYFSPEEWAELAGWQRRLYREVMLDNYELVASLGWAAVKPEIICKLEREEAPCVPDPPGVRRGHQSPGPAADPGTQMEADATPEGLPAPTALLLGVPKPDGMQQGSLAHSPLGLIQGFLFGHPHLHPLLTPVPLERSPFPCPECDKSFKHQASLAVHMRSHRGERPFSCTDCGKSFVHKHHLRSHRRLHTGEKPFACSHCGQRFREKNHLVKHQRSHTGEKPFTCADCGKSFNRKGTLITHQRIHTGERPFSCPYCSKSFSQKGDLINHQRSHTGEKPFTCAQCGKSFSQKGNLITHQRIHTGERPFHCPDCGKSFSHTGDLTKHQRSHTGEKPFACPECGKSFSQKGNLIAHLRIHTGERPFTCPECSKSFRDKMTLTVHQRVHTGEKPYKCGECGKTCSRLQNLKSHQRVHRGPSALPEGDQQERRRLLTVGGRAEAKSFQFSGCEKRFPSEGLTLGHRCPHGTVMAHLVTDS
- the LOC102083689 gene encoding zinc finger protein OZF isoform X1, with translation MSGFAPPCPRREPAPHRAPGCSGKMAVTFEDVALYFSPEEWAELAGWQRRLYREVMLDNYELVASLGWAAVKPEIICKLEREEAPCVPDPPGVRRGHQSPGPAAADPGTQMEADATPEGLPAPTALLLGVPKPDGMQQGSLAHSPLGLIQGFLFGHPHLHPLLTPVPLERSPFPCPECDKSFKHQASLAVHMRSHRGERPFSCTDCGKSFVHKHHLRSHRRLHTGEKPFACSHCGQRFREKNHLVKHQRSHTGEKPFTCADCGKSFNRKGTLITHQRIHTGERPFSCPYCSKSFSQKGDLINHQRSHTGEKPFTCAQCGKSFSQKGNLITHQRIHTGERPFHCPDCGKSFSHTGDLTKHQRSHTGEKPFACPECGKSFSQKGNLIAHLRIHTGERPFTCPECSKSFRDKMTLTVHQRVHTGEKPYKCGECGKTCSRLQNLKSHQRVHRGPSALPEGDQQERRRLLTVGGRAEAKSFQFSGCEKRFPSEGLTLGHRCPHGTVMAHLVTDS